One Oxalobacteraceae sp. CFBP 8761 DNA segment encodes these proteins:
- a CDS encoding PepSY domain-containing protein codes for MASMKRQLHLWHRWLGIGIGLLVLLWFGSGIVMMYVPYPELTEAERRTWLAPLDPARVQVSADAAWRETALQGMPDAVRLNTVAGRPAWHFGHDGTWNSVWADNGAALVVDEQVASSSARSAAPDARALSFEAIDVDQWTFGAVRVHQPLLRVTADDDVGSVVYVSSRTGELVRDTIRSERAWNWVGAVVHWIYVTPLRKHNEAWRLAVMSTSGVALLLAVTGMVLGIQRLRVQRRYAGGRMSPYKGWQGWHHWLGLSGGVLVITWLFSGWLSVGPFGFPSDPGATAQDRLAFAGGALGSDDLAIDAAALLRAHPGTLELEWRRVGGTLYLSALGRTVRTLLRAQDGAVSSVLPQALLLRSAQAIRPGVAMTTTMLSDADDYYYGHHREATFPVLRTRFALPDAPVFYIDAVHGRVAGFVDRDTRWNRWLFNGMHQMDFAFLRRRPVWDVAVIVLCTLGAALTSTGLVLGWKRLRKRT; via the coding sequence ATGGCTTCGATGAAGCGCCAGCTGCACCTGTGGCATCGCTGGCTTGGGATCGGTATCGGCTTGCTTGTGCTGCTGTGGTTTGGCTCGGGCATCGTGATGATGTATGTCCCGTATCCCGAGCTCACTGAGGCCGAGCGGCGGACGTGGCTTGCGCCGCTCGATCCGGCACGCGTCCAGGTGAGCGCGGATGCGGCGTGGCGCGAGACGGCATTGCAGGGCATGCCCGATGCGGTGCGCCTGAATACGGTCGCGGGCCGCCCGGCCTGGCATTTTGGCCATGACGGCACCTGGAACTCGGTGTGGGCCGACAACGGCGCAGCGCTCGTGGTCGACGAGCAGGTAGCCTCGAGCAGTGCGCGCAGCGCGGCGCCGGATGCGCGCGCGCTGTCGTTCGAAGCCATCGACGTGGACCAGTGGACGTTTGGCGCGGTGCGCGTGCACCAGCCACTGCTGCGCGTCACGGCCGACGATGACGTTGGCAGCGTGGTGTATGTCTCGAGCCGCACCGGCGAACTGGTGCGCGACACGATACGCAGCGAGCGCGCCTGGAACTGGGTCGGCGCCGTCGTCCACTGGATCTACGTGACGCCGCTGCGCAAGCACAACGAAGCATGGCGCCTGGCCGTGATGTCGACGTCCGGCGTGGCGCTGCTGCTGGCCGTGACCGGCATGGTGCTGGGCATCCAGCGGCTACGCGTGCAACGCCGTTACGCGGGCGGGCGCATGTCGCCGTACAAAGGCTGGCAGGGCTGGCACCACTGGCTGGGCCTGAGCGGCGGTGTGCTCGTCATCACCTGGCTGTTCAGCGGCTGGCTGTCGGTCGGCCCGTTCGGCTTTCCATCCGACCCGGGCGCGACCGCGCAGGATCGCCTCGCGTTCGCAGGCGGGGCGCTGGGCAGCGATGACCTGGCGATCGATGCAGCCGCATTGCTGCGTGCGCATCCCGGCACGCTCGAACTGGAATGGCGCCGCGTGGGCGGCACGCTGTACCTGAGCGCCCTGGGGCGCACCGTCCGCACGCTGCTGCGCGCGCAGGATGGCGCCGTGTCCAGCGTGCTGCCGCAAGCGCTGCTGCTGCGCAGCGCGCAGGCCATCCGGCCCGGCGTGGCGATGACGACGACGATGCTGAGCGACGCCGACGACTATTACTACGGCCACCATCGCGAAGCCACGTTCCCGGTGCTGCGCACACGCTTCGCGTTACCCGATGCACCGGTCTTCTATATCGACGCGGTCCACGGGCGCGTGGCCGGTTTCGTCGACCGCGATACGCGCTGGAACCGCTGGCTGTTCAACGGCATGCACCAGATGGATTTCGCGTTCCTGCGCCGCCGACCGGTGTGGGATGTGGCCGTGATTGTCCTGTGCACGCTGGGGGCTGCGTTGACGTCGACCGGGCTGGTGTTGGGGTGGAAGCGTCTGCGCAAGCGCACGTGA
- a CDS encoding TonB-dependent siderophore receptor, translated as MKTTLLRALPATIGLLCATGAFAQAVPTVTIHAGAGDDGLALDRANSTGSRLDISTLDLPASAETLSAATIAARGDLSVKDAVTRTTGLTDSSSPGNGISYSARGFNGNNSVALLENGQRLLVGSGTATYPSDPWGYETIEVLRGPGSVVHGSGTTGAIINAVRKAPRREASLEVMGGVGGGQALRAGVGATGALGEQGAFRIDAYAGRSDGFIERGEARHGKILTSMTTTLAPGVTLSAQLDHAEQEPVRYFGTPLVNGGLAKALRDENYNAGDAVLRYVDDKAVARLDWQAAPNLAISNELAYFKARRDWRNIESYSYDPVRNVVDRSDYIGIRHNQEQTANRLEARYQHGANQIVAGWEVSTINFRHTNNAPYGGASTVAPTGFAPGSFSDATDAFVPNFATDTLTHAFYVEDAYRVNERLLLTAGARHDRYRVDYQDLRTASGNHNATLRSTAVRLGASWKLDPSTSLYGQFSTGSDPVTSLLSMNLANSRFKLTDARQVEAGVKGVLDGGVAEWTAALYRIEKDDIITRDPDNAAISRQGGSQTSQGAEVSASVRVAQAWRIEGNLAYTKAEFDALLEAGAAGSSISRAGNRPADVPKLSSNLWLTYRAAGWRTSAGLRYVGERFISNANTQTLPAYTTLDATIGWTVNRNVQVQLNLRNLTDRLYAITGYGPSQSLLGDERHAELTVHWRY; from the coding sequence ATGAAAACAACCTTGTTGCGCGCGCTGCCGGCCACCATCGGCCTGCTGTGCGCCACCGGCGCCTTCGCCCAGGCCGTCCCCACCGTCACCATCCACGCCGGTGCGGGCGACGACGGCCTGGCGCTCGACCGTGCCAACAGCACCGGCAGCCGCCTGGATATCAGCACGCTCGACCTGCCGGCCAGTGCCGAGACCCTCAGCGCCGCGACGATCGCGGCGCGCGGCGACCTGTCGGTCAAGGACGCCGTAACGCGCACCACCGGCCTGACCGACAGCAGTTCGCCCGGTAATGGCATCAGCTATTCGGCGCGCGGCTTCAATGGCAACAACTCGGTCGCGCTGCTGGAAAACGGCCAGCGCCTGCTGGTCGGTTCCGGCACGGCCACCTATCCGTCCGATCCATGGGGTTACGAGACCATCGAGGTGCTGCGCGGCCCGGGGTCGGTGGTGCATGGCAGCGGCACGACCGGCGCCATCATCAATGCCGTGCGCAAGGCCCCGCGCCGTGAAGCGTCGCTTGAAGTCATGGGCGGCGTTGGCGGTGGCCAGGCGCTGCGCGCGGGCGTGGGCGCCACCGGCGCGCTGGGCGAGCAGGGCGCATTCCGCATCGATGCCTATGCCGGTCGCAGCGACGGCTTCATCGAGCGCGGCGAAGCGCGCCACGGCAAGATCCTGACCAGCATGACCACGACGCTGGCGCCAGGTGTGACGCTGTCGGCGCAACTCGATCACGCCGAGCAGGAACCGGTACGCTACTTCGGTACGCCGCTGGTGAACGGTGGCCTGGCCAAAGCGCTGCGCGACGAGAACTACAACGCCGGCGACGCCGTGCTGCGCTACGTCGACGACAAGGCCGTTGCGCGTCTGGACTGGCAGGCGGCTCCGAACCTTGCCATCAGCAACGAGCTGGCGTACTTCAAGGCGCGCCGCGACTGGCGCAATATCGAATCGTACTCCTATGACCCGGTGCGCAATGTGGTCGATCGCAGCGACTACATCGGCATCCGCCACAATCAGGAGCAGACCGCAAATCGCCTGGAGGCGCGTTACCAGCACGGCGCGAACCAGATCGTCGCAGGCTGGGAAGTCTCGACGATCAACTTCCGGCACACGAACAATGCGCCGTACGGCGGCGCGTCGACCGTGGCGCCGACCGGCTTCGCTCCGGGCAGCTTCAGCGACGCGACCGATGCGTTCGTACCGAACTTCGCCACCGACACGCTGACGCACGCGTTCTACGTGGAAGACGCGTACCGCGTGAACGAGCGCCTTCTGCTCACGGCCGGTGCGCGCCATGACCGCTACCGGGTCGATTATCAGGACTTGCGGACTGCAAGCGGCAATCACAACGCGACGCTGCGCTCGACCGCCGTGCGTCTGGGCGCAAGCTGGAAGCTGGATCCGTCCACGTCGCTGTACGGCCAGTTCAGCACCGGCAGCGACCCGGTCACGAGCCTCCTGTCGATGAACCTGGCCAACAGCCGCTTCAAGCTCACCGACGCGCGCCAGGTCGAGGCGGGCGTCAAGGGGGTGCTGGATGGCGGCGTGGCCGAATGGACCGCGGCGCTGTACCGCATCGAGAAGGATGACATCATCACGCGCGACCCGGACAACGCTGCCATCTCCAGGCAGGGCGGTTCGCAAACGTCGCAGGGTGCGGAAGTCAGCGCCAGTGTGCGCGTGGCGCAGGCCTGGCGGATCGAGGGCAATCTGGCGTACACGAAGGCCGAATTCGATGCGCTGCTTGAGGCGGGCGCAGCGGGAAGCAGCATCTCGCGCGCCGGCAACCGGCCTGCCGATGTGCCGAAGCTGTCATCCAACCTGTGGCTGACGTACCGCGCCGCAGGCTGGCGCACGAGCGCTGGCCTGCGTTACGTGGGCGAGCGCTTCATCAGCAACGCCAATACGCAGACGCTGCCGGCGTACACGACACTCGACGCGACGATCGGCTGGACCGTGAACCGCAACGTGCAGGTGCAGCTCAATCTGCGCAACCTGACCGACCGCCTGTATGCGATCACCGGCTACGGTCCAAGCCAGTCGCTGCTGGGTGACGAGCGGCATGCCGAGCTGACGGTCCACTGGCGCTACTGA
- a CDS encoding DUF2149 domain-containing protein, with amino-acid sequence MSAPARGRLRLYRHLDARFDQSDEDPRASLVNLVDVMLVFACGLIAAIAGSQGAIKPPQPVEKGRQIERPASGVTQDGSGYDRVGEVYRDPKTGKLVLIEPTEPPAKK; translated from the coding sequence ATGAGCGCCCCGGCACGTGGCCGTCTGCGCCTGTATCGCCATCTCGACGCGCGCTTCGACCAGAGCGACGAAGACCCGCGCGCGAGCCTGGTCAATCTGGTCGACGTGATGCTGGTCTTTGCCTGCGGCCTGATCGCGGCAATCGCCGGTTCGCAAGGGGCGATCAAACCGCCGCAACCGGTCGAGAAAGGCCGGCAGATCGAGCGCCCCGCCAGCGGCGTGACGCAGGACGGCAGCGGTTACGACCGCGTCGGCGAAGTCTATCGCGATCCAAAGACCGGCAAGCTGGTGCTGATCGAGCCCACGGAACCCCCCGCAAAAAAATAA
- a CDS encoding MotA/TolQ/ExbB proton channel family protein yields the protein MIDHLSYAWLHDAVSWLLTPSLVALLAGCAIALVESGIAVGERFHGLARLRAAGNVEHVQKLARHRLERADLLARIPPMLGLMATIIPLGPGLAALGEGDPAKLASAVTVAFDATVLGLVAGIAGLVIGKLRRRWYEETLDAMEPLA from the coding sequence ATGATCGATCACTTGTCCTATGCCTGGCTGCACGATGCCGTCAGCTGGCTGCTCACGCCTTCGCTGGTGGCGCTGCTGGCCGGCTGCGCCATTGCGCTGGTCGAATCGGGCATCGCCGTCGGCGAGCGCTTTCACGGGCTGGCCCGGCTGCGCGCAGCCGGCAACGTCGAGCATGTGCAGAAGCTGGCCCGTCACCGCCTGGAGCGCGCCGACCTGCTGGCGCGCATCCCGCCGATGCTCGGCCTGATGGCCACGATCATTCCGCTCGGGCCTGGCCTGGCCGCGCTGGGTGAAGGCGATCCGGCCAAGCTGGCCAGCGCCGTGACAGTCGCCTTCGATGCGACCGTGCTGGGCCTCGTTGCCGGTATCGCCGGCCTGGTGATCGGCAAGCTGCGCCGCCGCTGGTACGAAGAGACGCTCGACGCGATGGAGCCGCTGGCATGA
- a CDS encoding cobaltochelatase subunit CobN, which translates to MNTASLARACTALVLLLASLLACAHSHAATMFAVVTERAAPGAIEAAHRHLASHPRDRIQLRTPAQLMAASEREVGQWIAGADTVLAVSLFGDPARRMKDALARHAKPGTAVLAFNGEASLNLMTRAAQGSLAGFAPELLRELAAEAPAPAALQAAEANPAARHWLAARRVWQAGGVDNTTALIAHLLHPSTALGAPLPEPTLRLRVGQNELQDAAAWGNAAKLGLKDRPTVVVLDLANMDGMVPAALCRRIEEQGQACVQLLTRWGGASREALVRLPELIAPAKPAALVVLQDFVVGAAEGREVVSEAFKRLDIPVFKAIRLSDRTAIQWQLSPDGLPPDSVQYRVALPELQGIGQPMVVAALGQSQRDRLTGIENRPPVLLPAEVDRMTARVSRWLALRAKRNADKRIAMVYYNHPPGRQNIGADNLNVPASLFDMLHALKAAGYTVGDLPATPEALLDMIMAHGVNLPEDRAALREMSATVNSVSAADYARWFATLAPRVQGEMKDGMLGRLHADVLDAEAQGERAPGRKQAETIIKELLHLVEGVDHPQRVQATRDLNALEDGYRACLDDSKPSPCKALAPLYRRLIGYGIEGMRGWGPAPGKVMVDSGKLLVPGLRFGNVFIGPQPPRGWEVDEELLHANTSITPPHQYLAFYHWIRDRFKADAVVHVGRHSTFEFLPGKAVGLSSDDYPSLIAGDLPGIYPYIVDGVGEGTQAKRRGLAIIVDHLTPPLATTPLYDELLSLRQIVESFEAASSESLKTQAAQLMRERVVALNLRAELEASMSDVLEVRGIGFDAADDDLLAHEVGHYLTKLQEKFMPFGLHVFGRPWDQKSLDLMLDSMTKSGIDDPSIADKLRDSPRREMAGLLAGLDGRYIEPGKGNDPLRSPEALPTGRNFHAVDGDILPTRLGFGLAQKMAAKAMARSKGDAARERGSEGIILWASDAVRDEGVMVGFALAMMGAEPVWNARGIVTDVRLVPGAVRRDALVTTSGLFRDLYPNLIRLIDRAGRLALAASAETMARQDPTLREALQAALAPLQGVAWGLEAVQDNRVAREWLVRQRALVAGGASTIEAGQGAALRVFGDAPGAYGTGVNRLTERSGAWREREEIGRAYRNRMGHAYGLDADGDAQHRAFDVALDGIHRTYHGRASNLYGLLDNNDAFDYLGGLSLAVETRTGRVPDALILQHGRPGQADVEPLATALLGELRGRFLNPAWLRPLMDNGYSGARTMGQEFIENLWGWQVTRPDLVKNWAWDEVKAVYFDDAHKLGLPEFLGQRHNAHVKAHMLAVFMVAAEKGFWKTDPETIRTMGGELARLVAANGLPGSGHTSPDHPMWGWLAPQLDRGDAQQLGVTLAKARGEMLPALAVPAPAGAPAAAATQQAPPRTDAQQGQAPAAPAPAAPPAMRAYELNQPPEPAPLPGLRIVQVLIILAACFALFALGLWRGRSIPQPVRSTS; encoded by the coding sequence ATGAACACTGCTTCGCTTGCCCGCGCCTGTACTGCGCTGGTGCTTCTGCTCGCGTCCCTGCTTGCCTGCGCCCACAGCCACGCCGCCACCATGTTTGCCGTGGTCACCGAGCGCGCCGCGCCGGGCGCGATCGAGGCCGCCCACCGCCACCTGGCCAGCCACCCGCGCGACCGGATTCAGTTACGCACGCCGGCCCAGTTGATGGCCGCGAGTGAACGCGAGGTGGGCCAATGGATCGCCGGCGCCGACACGGTGCTGGCGGTGTCGCTGTTCGGCGATCCGGCGCGCCGCATGAAGGATGCGCTGGCGCGCCACGCCAAGCCAGGCACCGCGGTGCTGGCCTTCAATGGCGAAGCAAGCCTGAACCTGATGACGCGCGCGGCGCAAGGCAGCCTGGCCGGCTTCGCGCCCGAGCTGCTGCGCGAACTGGCGGCCGAAGCGCCGGCGCCCGCCGCGCTGCAGGCGGCAGAGGCCAATCCCGCCGCGCGCCACTGGCTCGCGGCGCGGCGCGTCTGGCAAGCGGGCGGCGTGGACAACACCACGGCTCTCATCGCCCACCTGCTGCATCCATCGACAGCGCTCGGCGCCCCGCTGCCCGAGCCAACACTGCGCCTGCGCGTCGGCCAGAACGAGCTGCAGGATGCTGCCGCCTGGGGCAACGCCGCAAAACTCGGCCTGAAGGACCGCCCGACCGTCGTCGTGCTCGACCTGGCGAACATGGATGGCATGGTGCCGGCCGCGCTGTGCCGCCGCATCGAAGAACAGGGCCAGGCCTGCGTGCAGCTGCTCACGCGCTGGGGCGGCGCTTCGCGCGAAGCGCTGGTGCGCCTGCCGGAGCTGATCGCGCCAGCGAAGCCTGCAGCGCTGGTGGTGCTGCAGGACTTCGTCGTCGGCGCCGCCGAAGGGCGCGAAGTCGTCAGCGAAGCCTTCAAACGCCTCGATATCCCCGTGTTCAAGGCGATCCGCCTGTCGGACCGCACTGCCATTCAGTGGCAGCTTTCGCCCGATGGGCTGCCGCCGGATTCGGTGCAGTACCGCGTCGCGCTGCCCGAACTGCAGGGCATCGGTCAGCCGATGGTGGTGGCGGCGCTGGGCCAGTCGCAGCGCGACCGCCTGACCGGCATCGAGAACCGCCCGCCGGTGCTGCTGCCGGCCGAAGTCGATCGCATGACGGCGCGCGTGAGCCGCTGGCTGGCGCTGCGTGCCAAGCGCAATGCCGACAAGCGCATCGCGATGGTCTATTACAACCACCCGCCGGGCCGCCAGAATATCGGCGCCGACAACCTGAACGTGCCGGCGTCGCTGTTCGACATGCTGCATGCACTAAAGGCGGCTGGCTACACGGTCGGCGATCTGCCGGCCACGCCCGAAGCGCTGCTCGACATGATCATGGCGCACGGTGTGAACCTGCCCGAAGACCGCGCCGCGCTGCGCGAAATGAGCGCCACCGTCAATAGCGTCAGCGCCGCCGACTATGCGCGCTGGTTCGCGACGCTTGCACCGCGCGTGCAGGGCGAAATGAAGGACGGCATGCTGGGCCGCCTGCATGCCGACGTGCTGGACGCCGAAGCGCAGGGCGAGCGTGCGCCGGGCCGCAAGCAGGCCGAGACGATCATCAAGGAATTGCTGCACCTGGTCGAGGGTGTCGACCATCCACAGCGCGTGCAGGCCACGCGCGACCTGAATGCGCTCGAAGACGGCTACCGCGCCTGTCTCGATGACAGTAAACCCAGTCCGTGCAAGGCGCTCGCGCCACTGTACCGGCGCCTGATCGGCTACGGCATCGAAGGCATGCGCGGCTGGGGCCCGGCGCCGGGCAAGGTAATGGTCGACAGCGGCAAGCTGCTGGTGCCGGGCCTTAGGTTCGGCAATGTGTTTATTGGCCCGCAGCCGCCGCGCGGCTGGGAAGTCGATGAAGAACTGCTGCACGCGAATACCAGCATCACGCCGCCGCACCAGTACCTGGCCTTCTACCACTGGATACGCGACCGCTTCAAGGCTGACGCCGTCGTGCACGTGGGGCGCCACTCGACCTTTGAATTCCTGCCCGGTAAAGCCGTGGGCCTGTCGAGCGACGATTATCCCAGCCTGATCGCGGGCGACCTGCCGGGCATCTACCCGTACATCGTTGATGGCGTGGGCGAGGGCACGCAGGCCAAGCGCCGCGGCCTGGCGATCATCGTCGACCACCTGACGCCCCCGCTGGCGACGACGCCGCTGTACGACGAGCTGCTGTCGCTGCGCCAGATCGTCGAGAGTTTCGAAGCTGCGTCGTCCGAGTCACTCAAGACGCAGGCCGCGCAACTGATGCGCGAGCGCGTCGTGGCGCTGAACCTGCGCGCCGAACTCGAAGCGTCGATGTCCGACGTGCTCGAAGTGCGCGGCATCGGCTTCGACGCTGCCGACGACGATTTGCTGGCGCACGAGGTTGGCCACTACCTGACCAAGCTGCAAGAAAAATTCATGCCGTTCGGCCTGCACGTGTTTGGCCGGCCGTGGGACCAGAAGTCCCTCGACCTGATGCTCGATTCGATGACCAAGAGCGGCATCGATGATCCGTCCATCGCCGACAAGCTGCGCGACTCGCCGCGACGCGAAATGGCGGGTTTGCTGGCTGGCCTGGATGGCCGCTACATCGAGCCGGGCAAGGGTAACGATCCTCTGCGCTCGCCCGAGGCGCTGCCGACGGGCCGCAACTTCCACGCGGTCGATGGCGACATCCTGCCCACGCGCCTGGGTTTCGGGCTGGCGCAAAAGATGGCGGCCAAGGCGATGGCACGCAGCAAGGGTGACGCCGCGCGGGAGCGGGGCAGCGAAGGCATCATCCTGTGGGCGTCGGACGCCGTGCGCGATGAAGGCGTGATGGTCGGCTTCGCGCTGGCCATGATGGGCGCCGAACCGGTCTGGAATGCGCGCGGCATCGTCACCGATGTGCGCCTGGTGCCGGGCGCCGTGCGGCGCGATGCGCTGGTGACCACGTCCGGGCTGTTCCGCGACCTGTACCCGAACCTGATTCGCCTGATCGACCGGGCCGGCCGGCTGGCGCTGGCGGCATCCGCCGAGACGATGGCGCGCCAGGACCCGACCCTGCGCGAAGCCTTGCAAGCCGCTCTGGCGCCGCTCCAGGGCGTCGCCTGGGGCCTTGAGGCCGTGCAGGATAACCGGGTCGCGCGCGAATGGCTGGTGCGCCAGCGCGCGCTGGTTGCCGGCGGTGCATCGACCATCGAAGCGGGGCAGGGCGCCGCGCTGCGCGTGTTCGGCGATGCACCGGGCGCGTACGGCACGGGCGTGAACCGCCTGACCGAACGCTCGGGCGCCTGGCGCGAGCGCGAGGAAATCGGCCGCGCTTACCGCAACCGCATGGGGCACGCATACGGCCTGGATGCCGATGGCGACGCGCAGCACCGCGCGTTCGACGTGGCGCTGGACGGCATCCACCGCACCTACCACGGCCGCGCCAGCAATCTGTACGGCCTGCTCGACAACAATGACGCCTTCGACTACCTGGGCGGCCTGTCGCTGGCCGTCGAGACGCGCACCGGCCGCGTGCCGGACGCATTGATCCTGCAGCACGGACGACCGGGCCAGGCCGATGTCGAGCCGCTGGCCACTGCGCTGCTGGGCGAATTGCGCGGGCGCTTTTTGAACCCCGCGTGGCTGCGCCCATTGATGGACAACGGCTACTCGGGCGCACGCACGATGGGCCAGGAATTCATCGAGAACCTGTGGGGCTGGCAGGTCACACGGCCGGACCTCGTGAAGAACTGGGCCTGGGACGAAGTCAAGGCCGTCTACTTCGACGATGCGCACAAGCTCGGACTGCCCGAATTTCTGGGCCAGCGCCACAACGCGCACGTCAAGGCGCACATGCTGGCCGTGTTCATGGTGGCGGCCGAAAAAGGCTTCTGGAAGACCGACCCGGAAACGATCCGCACGATGGGTGGTGAGCTGGCGCGCCTGGTGGCGGCCAACGGCTTGCCTGGCAGCGGCCACACGTCGCCCGATCACCCGATGTGGGGCTGGCTGGCGCCGCAACTCGATCGCGGTGACGCGCAGCAGCTTGGCGTCACGCTGGCAAAGGCGCGCGGCGAGATGCTGCCGGCGCTTGCGGTTCCGGCGCCTGCTGGCGCCCCGGCAGCGGCGGCGACTCAGCAAGCGCCGCCACGCACTGACGCGCAGCAGGGCCAGGCGCCTGCTGCTCCCGCACCGGCGGCCCCGCCAGCCATGCGCGCCTATGAACTCAACCAACCACCCGAACCCGCGCCGCTCCCTGGCCTGCGCATCGTGCAGGTCCTGATCATTCTCGCCGCCTGCTTTGCCCTGTTTGCGCTCGGCCTGTGGCGCGGCCGCAGCATCCCTCAACCTGTAAGGAGTACCTCATGA